Proteins encoded within one genomic window of [Enterobacter] lignolyticus SCF1:
- a CDS encoding exonuclease: MNNYAYLIKARAKATEAKSLFCWFSSKSDSRADREILNILEDNGIETGRGADHQLPIRTNWFIVDDMPEEGVLDDTWCDRYELDGDSNNWKKIVSDEPPAAPAAPAAPAAPAAPAAPAAPAAPAAPAAPAAPAAPAAPAAPDTTPTPAAVQPIPEPFDPDLVVEEGDTDRTEYAVAEMTFSRRLLAEFISTSTAHHIRHAQRVQIIELSLDTDNHYVQNLLLAASNVKELDTLSNALLWKYTDAVKTVFAPALHHELSRVIQFSKLWLTTDHIDRGILVREWAKGNRITSVQRADSGVNAGGGNATDRNPEMVHTLGTLDVEIALATLPMDFNIYDIPGGVYRRAKEIMEAKESPFKEWSAALRKCAGILDYSRAAVFALIRGATENVHHFPVSLQTYINANLTETDHEHPTEEMLAAARHTPEESWEKEINDKVAAGHAKDVKQPEVANMGNGVFSIDGLMGNQTEQPLSIVDQARQHAAEEKLNPANSQETTSNVPMEETVSVENKAPAAVPESQTADLPVESDATAVEQTTALNTDSGHHNDDAVECPDFHHLMLDVETMGSNPDAPIVSIGAVFFNPDTGVCGPEFYKVISLESAMASGGIPDASTIIWWLKQSSEARAAIVVDDAIPLDDALLQFNEFISENAAGSAGSVQVWGNGATFDNVLMRRSYERNGIVCSWKFFNDRDVRTIVELGKAVGINPRYSIPFEGDKHNALADARHQAKYVSAIWQRLTAN, encoded by the coding sequence ATGAACAACTATGCGTATCTCATCAAAGCCAGAGCCAAAGCAACCGAGGCCAAAAGCCTGTTTTGCTGGTTCTCCTCTAAATCAGATTCTCGCGCCGACCGCGAAATTCTCAACATTCTGGAAGACAACGGAATTGAGACCGGCCGTGGCGCCGACCACCAGCTGCCGATCCGGACAAACTGGTTTATCGTTGACGATATGCCGGAAGAAGGCGTGCTTGATGACACCTGGTGCGACCGCTACGAGCTGGACGGCGACAGCAATAACTGGAAGAAGATTGTCAGCGATGAGCCACCAGCAGCGCCAGCAGCGCCAGCAGCGCCAGCAGCGCCAGCAGCGCCAGCAGCGCCAGCAGCGCCAGCAGCGCCAGCAGCGCCAGCAGCGCCAGCAGCGCCAGCAGCGCCAGCAGCGCCAGCAGCGCCGGACACTACCCCTACCCCAGCGGCTGTGCAACCTATCCCGGAGCCATTCGACCCGGACCTGGTTGTCGAAGAGGGCGACACCGACCGTACTGAATACGCTGTCGCTGAAATGACTTTCAGCAGACGCCTGCTCGCGGAGTTTATCTCCACTTCTACAGCTCACCACATCCGGCACGCACAGCGCGTCCAGATCATCGAGCTCTCTCTGGACACCGACAACCACTATGTCCAGAACCTGTTGCTGGCGGCCAGCAACGTCAAGGAGCTGGATACCCTCAGTAACGCGCTGCTGTGGAAATATACCGATGCAGTAAAAACGGTATTCGCCCCTGCCCTGCATCATGAGCTGTCGCGCGTCATTCAGTTCTCGAAGCTCTGGTTGACAACGGACCATATTGACCGCGGGATCCTAGTCCGGGAATGGGCAAAAGGAAACCGTATTACTTCCGTGCAGCGAGCAGACAGCGGCGTGAATGCGGGCGGCGGCAATGCCACAGACCGTAACCCCGAGATGGTTCACACGCTGGGTACTCTGGACGTAGAGATTGCGCTGGCCACTTTGCCAATGGATTTCAACATCTATGATATCCCGGGGGGTGTGTACCGCAGGGCAAAAGAAATCATGGAAGCCAAAGAAAGCCCATTCAAAGAGTGGTCCGCTGCTCTGCGCAAGTGCGCCGGCATCCTCGATTATTCACGCGCGGCAGTTTTCGCGCTGATCCGCGGCGCCACGGAGAATGTGCATCACTTCCCCGTCAGCCTGCAAACGTATATCAACGCAAACCTGACGGAAACCGACCACGAGCACCCAACCGAAGAAATGCTGGCAGCAGCCCGACATACTCCTGAAGAAAGCTGGGAAAAAGAGATTAACGATAAAGTTGCTGCTGGACACGCAAAGGACGTCAAACAGCCCGAGGTCGCCAACATGGGCAACGGCGTGTTCTCCATCGATGGTCTGATGGGTAACCAAACGGAACAACCGCTCTCAATCGTGGACCAGGCGCGCCAACATGCCGCTGAAGAAAAACTAAATCCAGCAAACAGCCAGGAGACCACCAGCAATGTGCCGATGGAAGAGACTGTCAGCGTCGAAAACAAAGCTCCGGCAGCGGTACCAGAAAGCCAGACAGCAGATTTGCCAGTTGAAAGCGATGCTACGGCTGTTGAGCAAACAACTGCCCTGAATACTGATTCCGGTCATCATAATGACGATGCCGTTGAATGCCCGGATTTCCATCACCTGATGCTTGATGTCGAGACAATGGGCTCGAACCCTGACGCCCCCATCGTTTCCATCGGCGCCGTGTTCTTTAACCCGGACACTGGTGTCTGTGGTCCGGAGTTCTACAAAGTCATCAGCCTCGAATCGGCGATGGCCTCCGGCGGTATCCCGGACGCCAGCACGATTATCTGGTGGCTGAAACAGTCCTCCGAAGCGCGCGCGGCAATCGTCGTGGACGACGCCATTCCCCTGGACGACGCCCTGCTCCAGTTTAACGAGTTTATCAGCGAGAACGCCGCCGGCAGCGCCGGGTCCGTCCAGGTCTGGGGGAATGGTGCGACATTCGACAACGTACTGATGCGGCGTTCCTACGAACGCAACGGGATAGTCTGCTCGTGGAAATTCTTCAACGACCGCGATGTGAGAACCATCGTCGAGCTGGGTAAAGCCGTCGGCATCAATCCGCGCTATTCCATTCCGTTTGAGGGAGACAAACACAACGCGCTGGCCGACGCCCGCCACCAGGCAAAGTACGTATCGGCAATCTGGCAGCGCCTGACCGCAAACTGA
- a CDS encoding helix-turn-helix domain-containing protein, translating to MKTMAEIIGERLKALRESKNLSQAQLSKLCGWATASRVGNYELGVRNIGVDDAVVLARILDTSPSFLLFGDEVSQGNELPEKQRRMLKLFTQLPESEQDRMIDLFEVRLKEIDEYVEKYLRGRFKPASE from the coding sequence ATGAAAACAATGGCGGAAATCATCGGCGAGAGACTCAAAGCTCTTCGCGAAAGCAAGAACCTAAGCCAAGCGCAGCTGTCAAAACTGTGCGGATGGGCCACAGCTTCACGGGTGGGGAACTATGAGTTAGGTGTCAGGAATATAGGGGTAGACGATGCAGTTGTTCTGGCCCGCATTCTAGACACGAGTCCCAGTTTCTTGCTGTTTGGTGATGAAGTTAGTCAAGGCAATGAGCTCCCTGAAAAACAAAGACGCATGCTCAAGCTTTTCACACAGCTTCCTGAGTCCGAGCAGGATCGAATGATCGATCTTTTTGAAGTACGTCTCAAAGAAATTGATGAATATGTAGAGAAATATTTGAGGGGCCGATTTAAACCAGCTTCAGAATAA
- a CDS encoding helix-turn-helix domain-containing protein: MNNIAVERQKLGLSQSKFAQTLGWGRSRLSNYESNLRQPGLSECRQIVETLNMLGADCSLDSVFPSDQNHE; the protein is encoded by the coding sequence GTGAACAACATTGCCGTTGAGCGACAGAAGCTAGGCCTATCTCAATCTAAGTTTGCTCAGACCCTCGGTTGGGGACGTTCCCGCCTCTCAAATTACGAGTCCAATCTAAGACAACCCGGGCTATCTGAATGCAGGCAAATTGTCGAAACACTGAACATGCTTGGCGCTGATTGCAGTTTGGATAGCGTCTTCCCATCAGACCAGAACCATGAGTAA
- a CDS encoding toxin YdaT family protein: MQSITASQHSQRKAIPLKTQNQNAPRRRDSIRRRAIHDAVREWETSIPGQAQEKIALLVAEQWRVLGGRGITVNKQNLFRYLKNENNTDKYTGYVMQLSAAIAEAMPIEIARKHGLKQGMTESELVASAVKECGEAHQAKLLGAPLQKLEKEIREAAIALFNLLPADAAGPLLASIGAVAPQCF, translated from the coding sequence ATGCAATCAATCACTGCAAGTCAGCATAGTCAGCGGAAAGCTATTCCCCTGAAAACACAAAATCAGAATGCACCGCGCCGCCGGGATTCAATACGTCGCCGCGCTATCCATGATGCCGTTCGCGAGTGGGAGACCAGCATACCCGGTCAGGCGCAGGAAAAGATTGCCCTGCTGGTGGCCGAGCAATGGCGTGTCCTGGGCGGGCGGGGGATCACTGTCAACAAGCAGAACCTTTTCCGCTACCTGAAGAACGAAAACAACACGGACAAATACACCGGCTACGTCATGCAGCTGTCGGCTGCGATCGCCGAGGCAATGCCGATTGAGATCGCCAGAAAGCACGGACTGAAGCAGGGGATGACGGAATCCGAGCTGGTGGCCAGTGCGGTTAAGGAGTGTGGCGAAGCGCATCAGGCGAAGCTGCTCGGCGCGCCGCTGCAGAAGCTGGAGAAGGAGATTAGAGAAGCAGCAATTGCCCTTTTTAACCTGCTGCCCGCTGATGCTGCCGGGCCGCTACTGGCAAGTATCGGCGCCGTGGCGCCTCAGTGTTTTTAA
- a CDS encoding DUF1376 domain-containing protein: MAALPYMQLYIADYLADTMHLSTEEHGAYLLLMFNYWQTGRAIPKNRLAKIARMSNDRWNAVESSLREFFNDNGTDWVHERIERDLEGVRSSLEQKSAAGKASARARKAKKSTQPERDYNGCSTVVNRPLQQNTDGNPTNKDTDTDTDTDIKDLNPERDTRATDDTPPVDNPDTDYLAPMGKFSITPDWLPGTDFTRQATLWGINLGDEPGYTAEELQQFRDYWSCEGRVKHQMQWEQTFAQSLRTSRVRQQIPSQRKPAAMGISQPDSTIPPGFRG; the protein is encoded by the coding sequence ATGGCAGCGCTGCCTTACATGCAACTCTACATTGCTGACTATCTGGCGGACACCATGCATCTGTCTACTGAGGAACATGGAGCTTACCTGCTGCTGATGTTCAATTACTGGCAGACAGGGAGAGCAATACCGAAAAACCGTCTGGCGAAAATTGCACGGATGAGTAACGACCGTTGGAATGCCGTTGAATCTTCGTTGAGAGAATTTTTCAACGATAACGGCACCGACTGGGTGCATGAGCGGATTGAGAGGGATCTGGAAGGGGTAAGGTCTTCCCTTGAACAAAAGTCTGCCGCGGGAAAAGCCTCTGCACGGGCCAGAAAAGCAAAAAAATCAACGCAACCTGAACGGGATTACAACGGGTGTTCAACGGTCGTTAATCGTCCGCTGCAACAGAACACCGACGGGAATCCAACTAATAAAGATACAGATACAGATACAGATACAGATATAAAAGATCTAAACCCAGAGAGAGATACGCGCGCTACTGACGATACTCCGCCAGTGGATAACCCGGACACGGACTATCTCGCACCCATGGGCAAATTTTCGATCACTCCTGACTGGCTACCGGGAACCGACTTCACCCGCCAGGCGACGCTCTGGGGAATAAACCTCGGCGACGAGCCGGGCTATACCGCCGAAGAACTTCAGCAGTTCCGAGATTACTGGAGCTGCGAGGGGAGGGTGAAGCACCAGATGCAATGGGAGCAGACCTTCGCACAGAGCCTGAGAACATCCCGGGTACGCCAGCAGATACCGTCGCAACGCAAACCAGCAGCGATGGGTATTTCTCAACCTGACTCAACGATCCCGCCAGGGTTCAGGGGGTAA
- a CDS encoding ATP-binding protein: protein MKSTTELFVRLQKLMPAGTQPRFRSASELMEWQRQEGLKRAEEVEKENRLSRAQKILGRSGICDLHRNCTFNSYQVGNDGQKQALSLAKSYAQNFGNGFASFVFSGGCGTGKNHLAAAVGNYLLQRGHSVLVVTVPDLMLRIRECYDGGKSEAALLDDLCRVDLLVLDEVGVQRETRGEWVLLNQIIDRRLAAMKPVGVLTNLNHQELTKTLGERVMDRLTMDGGIWVNFTWSSYRKNVTHLRVVK from the coding sequence ATGAAATCGACGACAGAACTGTTTGTTCGCCTGCAGAAGCTGATGCCCGCCGGTACTCAGCCCAGATTCCGCAGCGCCAGCGAGCTGATGGAGTGGCAGCGCCAGGAAGGGCTGAAACGGGCCGAAGAGGTCGAGAAGGAAAACCGGCTTTCCCGCGCGCAGAAAATCCTCGGACGGTCCGGCATCTGCGATTTGCACCGGAACTGTACGTTCAACAGCTACCAGGTGGGCAATGACGGTCAGAAGCAGGCGCTTTCCCTCGCCAAAAGCTATGCGCAGAACTTCGGCAACGGCTTTGCCAGCTTTGTGTTCAGCGGTGGCTGCGGCACCGGGAAAAATCATCTGGCGGCGGCCGTCGGCAACTACCTGCTGCAGCGCGGGCATAGCGTGCTGGTTGTCACCGTTCCTGACCTGATGCTGCGTATTCGTGAATGCTATGACGGCGGCAAGTCAGAGGCGGCGCTGCTGGACGACCTGTGTCGCGTTGACCTGCTGGTGCTGGATGAAGTCGGCGTGCAGCGGGAAACCCGCGGGGAGTGGGTGTTACTGAACCAGATTATCGACCGCCGCCTGGCGGCAATGAAACCAGTGGGGGTGCTGACAAACCTGAATCACCAGGAGTTAACAAAAACGCTCGGCGAACGCGTGATGGATCGCCTGACGATGGACGGCGGTATCTGGGTGAATTTCACCTGGAGCAGTTACCGCAAGAACGTGACCCACTTACGGGTCGTGAAGTAA
- a CDS encoding PerC family transcriptional regulator codes for MTSERINQIDQVAVVVRHIPGCVLQDVCEALDITSSSAGNFLRKLTNSGTVIREHNGTQYTYTAVPGADIPDVVLPFMLDKPDPARIESAERIARELESRGLWRRAATVYTDILGLACNAHEVLRISQRRDACLRTARRW; via the coding sequence ATGACCAGTGAACGAATCAACCAGATTGACCAGGTGGCGGTGGTTGTCCGCCACATACCTGGCTGCGTCCTGCAGGATGTCTGCGAGGCGCTGGATATCACTTCCAGCTCCGCCGGAAACTTTCTGCGCAAGCTGACGAACAGTGGAACAGTTATCCGTGAGCACAACGGCACGCAGTACACCTACACCGCGGTGCCCGGCGCAGACATTCCCGACGTGGTGCTGCCCTTCATGCTGGATAAGCCGGACCCGGCGCGCATCGAGAGTGCCGAACGCATCGCGCGTGAACTCGAATCCCGCGGGCTCTGGCGCCGTGCGGCGACGGTTTACACCGACATCCTCGGACTGGCCTGCAATGCGCATGAAGTCCTGCGTATCTCGCAGCGCCGTGACGCCTGCCTGAGAACGGCACGGAGGTGGTGA
- a CDS encoding DUF977 family protein, which translates to MARPKTPEQKSACIGRIIELTRQHGRLTVKQASAILGLNRGTTEKYFREAATGGEVVRHGRLGLFRDQRAIIDFDLQRYSYRRSPTAAATKQDFSKSPVMGRVFSLYGAGL; encoded by the coding sequence ATGGCCAGACCAAAAACACCGGAACAGAAATCTGCCTGTATCGGGCGAATCATCGAACTTACCCGGCAGCATGGCCGCCTGACGGTGAAGCAGGCATCCGCCATTCTGGGGCTTAACCGCGGCACGACGGAAAAGTATTTCCGCGAAGCAGCTACCGGCGGCGAAGTGGTTCGCCATGGTCGCCTCGGGTTGTTCCGCGACCAGCGCGCGATTATCGACTTTGACCTGCAGCGCTACAGCTACCGGCGGTCACCCACGGCAGCAGCCACAAAGCAGGATTTCAGCAAAAGCCCTGTAATGGGGCGTGTGTTCAGTTTGTACGGAGCGGGGCTATGA
- a CDS encoding DNA cytosine methyltransferase — protein sequence MREIIVDNFAGGGGASTGIEMAIGRSVDIAINHDQNAVAMHTTNHPETLHYCEDVFDIDPRVATAGRPVALAWFSPDCRHFSKAKGAKPVEKAIRGLAWVVLRWGLDVKPRVMKLENVEEFKTWGPLLAGEMRPDPARSGETFQAFIGMLTTGIPADHPALAECCEFLGIPLDSDDAARLVRGLGYVVEYRELRACDHGTPTIRKRFFMVMRCDGKPIVWPEPTHGDPKSAAVMAGKRVPWRTAAECIDWSIPAPSIFGRKKPLAENTLKRIARGIQRFVIESASPFIVKCNHTTTKGNYDCFRGQELGAPLQTITKTHGYAIAVPHLTKFRTGATGQPVTEPVPTVTAGTSARPGGNGHALGVVEAALTPFLAGNGGSEYQAKPRALNKPAHTILKQSRACVVAPVIARQFGASIGHRADEPSATITAGGGGKSQLVTPTLIQMGYGERPGQEPRVLQLNNPLGTVTAGGNKFATVSAFLAKHYGGNYTGPGVGLDEPAHSVTTVDHHAVVASHLVKLRGTCRDGQRVDEPMPTITAGGQHVGEVQNTLAAVSYDEERAQQVVEFLRKYCGEDCTGIVEIDGVTYRIVDIGMRMLQPRELYRAQGFPEWYIIDQDYTGKRYAKDKQVARCGNAVPPQFAEALVRANLPELCTVQVEAA from the coding sequence GTGAGAGAAATCATCGTTGATAATTTTGCTGGTGGCGGCGGCGCCAGTACCGGCATTGAGATGGCCATCGGCCGCAGCGTGGACATCGCTATCAACCACGACCAGAACGCCGTGGCGATGCACACCACCAACCACCCGGAAACGCTTCACTACTGCGAGGATGTTTTCGATATCGACCCGCGCGTCGCGACCGCCGGCCGTCCTGTGGCGCTGGCGTGGTTCTCGCCGGATTGCCGTCATTTCTCGAAAGCGAAGGGGGCGAAGCCTGTAGAGAAAGCGATTCGCGGTCTGGCCTGGGTTGTGCTGCGCTGGGGGCTGGATGTCAAACCGCGGGTAATGAAGCTGGAGAACGTCGAAGAGTTCAAAACGTGGGGGCCGCTGCTTGCAGGGGAGATGAGGCCTGATCCGGCTCGCTCTGGCGAAACCTTCCAGGCTTTCATCGGCATGCTGACTACTGGCATCCCGGCGGATCATCCCGCGCTGGCGGAGTGCTGCGAGTTTCTGGGCATCCCGCTTGATAGTGATGATGCTGCGCGGCTGGTCAGGGGGCTGGGCTATGTCGTCGAGTACCGAGAGCTGCGGGCATGCGACCACGGTACGCCGACGATCCGCAAACGTTTTTTCATGGTGATGCGCTGCGACGGGAAGCCGATAGTGTGGCCGGAACCTACGCACGGTGACCCTAAATCAGCCGCAGTCATGGCTGGTAAACGGGTGCCGTGGCGTACAGCTGCTGAGTGTATCGACTGGTCAATACCGGCCCCTTCCATTTTCGGGCGGAAGAAGCCGCTGGCAGAAAATACCCTGAAGCGTATCGCGCGCGGCATCCAGCGGTTTGTCATCGAGAGCGCCTCGCCGTTCATCGTGAAATGTAACCACACCACGACGAAAGGTAACTATGACTGTTTTCGTGGTCAGGAGCTGGGCGCACCGCTGCAGACCATCACTAAAACCCACGGCTACGCGATAGCGGTACCTCACCTGACTAAATTCCGTACCGGCGCAACTGGGCAGCCCGTTACCGAACCGGTTCCTACGGTGACCGCCGGCACATCGGCGCGCCCGGGCGGGAATGGTCATGCCCTCGGCGTTGTTGAGGCGGCGCTGACACCATTCCTGGCAGGTAACGGCGGTAGCGAATACCAGGCGAAGCCGCGCGCGCTGAATAAGCCTGCCCACACTATCCTGAAGCAATCCCGCGCCTGCGTGGTTGCTCCAGTGATTGCCCGCCAGTTCGGCGCCAGTATCGGCCACCGGGCAGACGAACCCAGCGCAACGATCACTGCGGGCGGTGGCGGTAAATCGCAGCTGGTGACACCGACGCTGATCCAGATGGGCTACGGCGAGCGACCCGGGCAGGAGCCGCGGGTGCTGCAACTTAATAACCCGCTGGGTACCGTTACCGCTGGTGGCAATAAGTTTGCAACGGTGAGCGCATTCCTGGCGAAGCACTACGGCGGGAATTATACGGGCCCGGGCGTGGGTCTGGATGAGCCAGCACACTCCGTGACGACGGTCGATCACCATGCTGTTGTTGCCTCTCATCTGGTCAAGCTGCGCGGAACGTGCCGCGACGGGCAGCGCGTGGATGAGCCAATGCCGACCATCACTGCTGGTGGCCAGCATGTCGGGGAAGTGCAGAATACGCTCGCGGCCGTGAGCTACGACGAAGAGCGCGCGCAGCAGGTCGTCGAATTCCTGAGAAAGTATTGTGGCGAAGATTGTACCGGGATTGTTGAGATCGACGGCGTGACATACCGTATTGTGGATATCGGGATGCGTATGCTGCAGCCGCGTGAGCTGTATCGCGCGCAGGGTTTCCCTGAGTGGTACATCATCGACCAGGACTATACCGGAAAGCGCTACGCGAAAGATAAGCAGGTGGCACGCTGCGGTAATGCAGTACCGCCACAGTTCGCCGAAGCGTTGGTAAGAGCTAATTTACCAGAGTTATGTACAGTGCAAGTTGAGGCAGCTTAA
- a CDS encoding DinI family protein codes for MKVELTIDRTKNLPDGAVPALEKELLKRLGNRFDDCSITIRRASADGLTVIGAGTDDKKAVESILQETWESADDWFY; via the coding sequence ATGAAGGTCGAGTTAACCATTGATCGGACTAAGAATCTTCCTGATGGGGCTGTACCGGCGCTGGAGAAAGAGTTGTTAAAACGTCTTGGCAACCGCTTTGATGACTGCAGCATTACCATCAGGCGCGCCAGCGCCGACGGGCTGACAGTCATCGGTGCCGGAACAGATGACAAAAAGGCAGTAGAGAGCATCCTTCAGGAGACGTGGGAAAGCGCTGACGACTGGTTCTACTAA
- a CDS encoding RusA family crossover junction endodeoxyribonuclease, which yields MTTYNITPLGKPRQTRADKWKKRPEVLRYRAFCDEVRLNNITLPASGYHVIFVLPMPPSWSRKKRADYDGKPHQQRPDKDNLEKALLDAIFGEDSHIWDGRVSKVWGQTGQIIIREACPCVCC from the coding sequence ATGACGACCTACAACATCACGCCGCTGGGCAAACCGCGGCAGACCCGGGCAGACAAATGGAAGAAACGGCCGGAGGTTCTCCGTTACCGTGCGTTCTGCGACGAGGTCCGGCTGAACAACATCACGTTGCCCGCCAGCGGCTACCACGTTATTTTCGTACTACCCATGCCGCCGAGCTGGAGCAGGAAGAAGCGCGCTGACTACGACGGGAAGCCGCACCAGCAACGTCCGGACAAGGATAACCTGGAAAAGGCGCTGCTGGACGCCATCTTCGGCGAGGACAGCCATATCTGGGACGGGCGCGTGTCAAAGGTCTGGGGGCAGACAGGACAGATTATCATCCGGGAGGCTTGCCCATGCGTCTGCTGCTGA
- a CDS encoding DUF968 domain-containing protein, producing the protein MRLLLRPEIARQMGIVLLKPGNDLMGVFAQGRVLVEEAPANMAHLPSGRIPDARQPLAEDHLLRPFFTDERVIRAAGGLAALEHWLLLRTDICQYPHASYHHHELVTMRHPPGALAVCWHCDNELRQQTTEQLAELARENVIAWVIDTVLASLGYNRERELSVAELCWWAVSAGIAGAITEEMAQRALRLPSEPEPTVYRESDIVPALPATSILENRLDGYSAEPDWQEQPLGQPLVDVAVEPEAPATFFARPKRIRWTNPAFIKWVKIQPCVCCGKPSDDPHHLIGWGQGGTATKAHDIFTLPLCRRHHDQLHHDRIKFEQEFGLQPVLIIQLLDRAFALGVLA; encoded by the coding sequence ATGCGTCTGCTGCTGAGACCTGAGATCGCCAGACAGATGGGCATTGTGCTGCTGAAGCCCGGCAACGATCTGATGGGGGTTTTCGCCCAGGGCCGGGTGTTGGTGGAAGAAGCCCCGGCGAATATGGCCCACCTGCCGTCCGGGCGCATTCCTGATGCCCGGCAGCCGCTGGCGGAAGATCACCTCCTTCGACCCTTCTTCACCGATGAGCGCGTTATTCGTGCCGCTGGTGGTCTGGCCGCGCTGGAGCACTGGCTGTTACTGAGGACGGACATCTGCCAGTACCCGCACGCCAGTTATCACCATCACGAACTGGTTACGATGCGACACCCGCCCGGTGCGCTGGCGGTCTGCTGGCACTGCGATAACGAGCTGCGACAGCAGACGACCGAACAACTGGCCGAACTGGCCCGCGAGAACGTCATCGCCTGGGTGATTGATACCGTCCTTGCGTCGCTGGGCTATAACCGCGAACGGGAGCTTTCCGTCGCGGAGCTCTGCTGGTGGGCGGTATCAGCCGGTATCGCCGGGGCCATCACCGAAGAAATGGCGCAGCGCGCTCTGCGACTGCCGTCAGAACCTGAACCCACGGTGTACCGTGAAAGCGATATCGTGCCAGCGTTACCGGCCACCAGCATTCTGGAGAACAGGCTGGACGGGTACAGTGCGGAGCCTGACTGGCAGGAACAACCCCTCGGGCAGCCGCTGGTGGATGTTGCCGTCGAGCCAGAAGCGCCGGCCACCTTTTTTGCCCGCCCTAAGCGCATCCGCTGGACGAACCCGGCCTTCATCAAATGGGTCAAGATCCAGCCCTGCGTGTGCTGCGGTAAGCCGTCGGACGATCCCCATCACCTCATTGGCTGGGGGCAGGGCGGTACCGCCACCAAAGCACACGATATTTTCACGCTGCCGCTGTGCCGCAGGCACCACGACCAGCTGCATCACGACCGGATTAAGTTTGAGCAGGAATTCGGCCTGCAGCCTGTATTAATCATTCAACTGCTGGACCGGGCCTTTGCGCTTGGCGTGCTGGCATAA
- a CDS encoding antiterminator Q family protein — protein sequence MRDMYEVMDMWGAWAAAESSGVDWQPIAAGFKGLLPHGKKTRFQCDDDEGIMIDSCVARFKKYKPEEYELIIAHFVIGISLRAIAKKRKCSDGTIRKELQMAMGFIDGCLSVFSN from the coding sequence ATGCGGGATATGTACGAAGTTATGGATATGTGGGGGGCATGGGCAGCGGCTGAAAGTAGTGGAGTAGACTGGCAGCCCATAGCTGCGGGATTTAAAGGGTTACTGCCACATGGAAAAAAAACACGTTTTCAGTGCGACGATGACGAAGGGATAATGATAGACAGTTGTGTAGCTCGATTTAAGAAATATAAACCAGAAGAGTATGAGCTGATTATTGCTCACTTTGTTATTGGTATCTCGCTTCGGGCGATAGCAAAAAAGCGTAAGTGTTCAGATGGCACCATCAGAAAAGAATTGCAAATGGCGATGGGTTTTATTGATGGATGTCTAAGTGTATTTAGCAACTAA
- a CDS encoding DUF6979 family protein: MNNYAKTALKAHSLIVQECMDPPEAWNQAVVTVTNSKTSQKKGCPRNTFLGLAYAGYLKDVYADPSAKHEGVLRRRALDAADAVLARPTISKQELSSQLEYVDKQGAYDIVFALNEHGVLKKP, from the coding sequence ATGAATAACTACGCAAAAACAGCCCTAAAAGCTCATAGCCTGATTGTTCAGGAATGTATGGATCCACCCGAAGCATGGAATCAAGCCGTTGTAACGGTCACGAATTCCAAAACCTCTCAAAAGAAAGGATGCCCAAGAAACACTTTTTTAGGCCTAGCCTATGCGGGGTATTTGAAGGATGTTTATGCAGATCCTTCAGCAAAGCACGAGGGAGTGTTGAGGAGGCGGGCGTTGGATGCGGCTGATGCCGTTCTTGCGAGACCAACCATAAGTAAACAAGAGCTTTCATCACAGCTTGAGTATGTGGACAAGCAGGGAGCATACGATATTGTGTTTGCGTTGAATGAACATGGTGTTCTGAAAAAACCGTGA
- a CDS encoding bacteriocin immunity protein produces MANRKSGISDFTELEFLAFVTELCNFDERTEKEDETLVKAFERLTEHPDGSDLIFYPRDDREDSPEGIVQEVKEWRAANGKPGFKAS; encoded by the coding sequence ATGGCTAATAGAAAAAGCGGCATTAGCGATTTCACCGAGTTGGAGTTTTTGGCTTTTGTCACTGAACTTTGCAACTTTGATGAACGAACTGAAAAAGAAGACGAAACTCTTGTCAAAGCGTTCGAACGACTGACAGAGCATCCTGACGGTTCAGACTTGATCTTTTATCCGCGTGATGATCGCGAAGATAGTCCTGAAGGGATTGTTCAAGAAGTAAAAGAGTGGCGCGCAGCTAACGGTAAACCCGGTTTTAAAGCTAGCTAA